Part of the Rhizobium sp. WYJ-E13 genome is shown below.
AGCGGTTCCGGGATCGGCACCTGATAAACGAGCACCTGGCCTTCGCTGAGTTTTTCCTCAGGGATACGGTGGCGCGTCTGGATGATCGTCGCATCCTTGGTGTGGGTCGTAACCGCGACATTGGCGACCTTCTGGAAGAAGCCGCGGATGGAGACGGCATTCGTCGTGTCGTCGGCGCCCTGGTCGATGACCTTGAGAACGTCGTCAGGCCCGATGATGGCGGCCGTTACCTGCACCCCGCCGGTGCCCCAGCCGTAAGGCATCGGCATTTCTCTGCTGGCAAAGGGCACTTGATAGCCGGGAATGGCGATCGCCTTCAGGATCGCGCGTCGGATCATGCGCTTGGTCTGTTCGTCAAGATAGGCGAAATTGTAGGTGGCGAGATCACTCATTCGGCGGCCTCCTTTTGGGTCTCGCCGCTGTTGCGGGCGGCTTCGAATTCGCGGCGCATGCGGCGGACGAGGTCGAGTTCGGCCTGGAAGTCCACATAATGCGGAAGCTTCAGGTGCTCGACGAAGCCGGTCGCCTGTACGTTGTCGGAATGGGAAATGACGAATTCCTCGTCCTGCGCCGGCGCGGTAATGTCCTCGCCGAGCTCTTCAGCCCGCAGCGCACGATCCACCAGCGACATGGCCATCGCCTTGCGTTCGCTCTGGCCGAAGACCAGGCCGTAACCGCGGGTGAACTGCGGCGGCGCCTTGGCCGAACCCTTGAACTGGTTGACCATCTGGCATTCGGTAAGTTGGATCGTGCCGAGCGAGACGGCAAAGCCGAGTTCGGCCACGTCGAATTCCACCTCGACCTCGCCGATGCGGATTTCGCCGGTGAACGGGTGGTTGCGGCCATAGCCGCGCTGGGTCGAATAGCCGAGTGCCAGCAGGAAACCTTCGTCGCCGCGGGCAAGCGCCTGCAGTCGAAGATCCCTGGTCATCGGGAATTCCATCGGCTCGCGCGTCAGGTCGCCCGTCTCGTGATCCTCGGGAAGCTCGCCGTCGTTTTCGATCAGCCCTTCCTGGCCGAGGATTTCGGAGACGCGCATGACGCGGCCGCTCTCCGCCTCGCGCTGCGCCGGCTCTTCCACGGCCTCGTCCGAAAGTAGCGAGGGATCGAGCAGGCGGTGCGTGTAGTCGAAGGTCGGCCCAAGCAGCTGTCCGCCCGGAAGATCCTTGTAGGTGGCGGAGATGCGGCGTTCGATCTGCATATTGGCGGTATCGAGCGGCTTCGAATAGCCGAAGCGCGGCAGCGTCGTGCGATAGGCGCGCAAGAGGAAGATCGCCTCGATCATGTCCCCGCGCGACTGGCGCACGGCAAGGGCGGCGAGCGTCCGGTCATAGAGCGAGGCCTCGGCCATGACGCGGTCGACGGCGAGCGCCAGCTGTTCGACGATCTGCTCGATGCCGATCGCCGGCACGGAGCGGTCGCCGCGCCGGCGGTCGGCGAGCAGGCGGTGGGCATTGGCGATGGCGGCCTCGCCACCCTTGACGGCAACATACATTAGCTCAGATCTCCGTTGCTGTGATCTTGGTGGTGCGCGGCAGGCAAAGGAATCGCTTGCCCGCCGTCAGCACGATGTCGACGCCGCGCGGGAAGAGCGCGCGGTTTTCCGTCCACAGACGCAGGAAGGTCTCCGGCAGGCCAACAGGCGAGATCTCGGTCACGCTCTGGATGCCGGGACCCATCAGGGTGAGCCGGCGGCCGCCTTCGAGGTCGGAGAGTTCGATCACGACAGTCGTGGAACGGTCGGGATATTCTTGCGTGCCGGCGGCAAAGAGGCCGAAGGTGGAAAGCGTCATGCCGGCTTCGACGAAAGCGAAGCGCGCTTCGGCCTTTTCACTGGTCAGCGGTGCGCCGGCGTGGAAGCCCAACCATTCCGGAACCGCCGACTTGGCGAGCCCTGCGGAAAGCCAGACGGGGGTGTCGTGGTCGCAGAGCGTCAGGCCGATCGCGCCGGCGGCGATTCCGAGCGGCGCAGGAGGCACAACGTCAGGCGTGACAGACTGGATCGTGCCGGGCCGGGCCATGCCGTCCATCAGCATCTTGAACACGCTCTGCGCATGGAAAACCGGCTCAGCGAAGCCGCCGGTCAGAACGTCGGTCTTGAGGCCCATCAGTCTTCTCCCCGAACCATGGTGAAGAAGTCGACGCGGGTTGCGGACGTTTCTTCAGCCTTGCGATTGGTGTCATCGGCGACCCGCCGGGCGATCGGCGAAAGCAGCCTTTCCTCCACGAAGCTCCTGGTCGCCTCTTCCTGCCAGAGGGCGTCGAAGATCGCGGAAAGCCGCGCCTTTTCGCGGTCGGTGCCGAGCGCCTGCGCGTGGCCGACCGAGCCGGAGGCAAGGCGCACCGTTGCGCGCGTCACCGTTACTTCGCCGAGGTTGAAGGGCGCCCCGCCGCCGCCGATGCGGCCGCGAACCATGACGAGGCCCGTCTCCGGGCCGCGCACCGGCTGAACGACCGGCTGTTCGGCAAGCGCATCCCACGCCGCCCGCAATTCCTGTGTCTCGGCGCGGGCGAGCAGATCGACGGTGCGTTTACGCCCGTCATCCGTTCGCGCCGCAGCTTCCGTCTTCTCCGCTGCCGCCATCATCTTTTCCTCAAAAATGTCTATTGATATAGACAACTATACAAGCTATATCTATCCCTAAATCGGCGACGTGACAAGCGTGTGACACGGCGCGTCCGAAAATGCTGGGCAGGGGTGCAATGGCAGGAATAAAGCAGCTGCAGCGGCAGACAGGGGTGGCGCTCTGGCGGCAGATCGCCGACAGGATCCGCGAGGCGATCAGCAGCGGTGCCTATGACGAAACGGGCATGGTGCCGCCGGAAACGGCTCTGGCGCTGCAGTTCGGCGTCAACAGGCATACCGTGCGGAGTGCACTTGCCGCCTTGGCACAGGAAGGCATCGTGCGTGCGGTTCAGGGCCGCGGTACGCTGATAGAACGCAAGGAGCGTCTGAATTTTCCGATCAGCCGCCGTACCCGCTTCACCGATGGTATCAGGGATCAGGCGCGTGAGACGCGCGCGCTCCTACTTGGCCATGCCGAGGAGGCGGCGGATTCAGAGGTGGCCCGCTGGCTGCACCTGGAGCAGGGCACGCCGGTGATCCGGCTGGAAATGGTGCGCGAAGCGGATAAACGTCCGGTTTCTCGGGCCACGAGCTGGTTCCCGGCCGCGCGCTTTGCTGGTATCGGGGAAGCCTACCGGACAGCGGGATCTATCACCAAGGCCTTTGCTGCCCTGGGCCTGTCGGATTATGTACGCGCCACGACGGAGATCACCGCCGCTCACGCCGATTCCGGTGATATCGCCGATCTGGGACTGGCGCCGGGCGCTATCCTGCTGATCACCAAGGCGATGAACACCGATCTGGAAGGCGTGCCGGTGCAATATTCGATCAGCCGTTTTGCGGCAGACCGGGTCCAGTTCACGATTGAGAATTGATGGTGGGGTGGGGACGAAAAGGCCGGACGCGTGTTGGATGCCACATATCGAACGACTGACATGCTCGCTCATGTCCTCCGAACAGCAAGTAGCCAGTCACTAAGGGCTCAAAACGACGTCGTCGAGAGCGTCGTGTTTTCACAGCTTCAAGCTCCAAATGATATAGACAAACAGACTGAACTTCTCGACGTAAGTGCCGCCAAACTCGGTGGAGAATATGATGGTTGGGAGACGACTGTTCATCGAGGCAAATAACCACAAACGGCTACCGCCGCCTTCGCCAGATCGGGCCAGACCTGAAAGACTATTTGATGATCACAGCAGCAACCAAGCTGTTCACGAAGAACTATTCAGGAGCATCAAAGCCGGGAATAGGGTTGCCGTCGGCACCCATCGCCACTCCGCCGCTCACGACGACAACGTAGGTGTTTCGTTTGGATGGTACCGGGTCATCCGGATCGCCAGCGAAAAACCTTACACCATTGCCTGAATTATCCGGATCATCCCAACGCCAGCCACGAGAGCTGGATGTTGGCTTCCCGACCCAGTGTGATGGAATTTGCGGCGGTCGGACCTTTCCCGACAAAATATCATCATCCATAAAGAGGTTCCAATTTCAAACGGCGGGAAGAATTTATGATGATGGCATCGGGGGGGCAGCGGCTAGTTTCGCCGCCACCGGCCGGGCATCCGCGCCCGGCCTCGACCCTCATCGCAACTCCGATCGCGTTCAGTGCGCGCCAGACATGTCGCCGAGCACTTCCTTGGAAGCGACTGTGGAATCGGCCTTCAGCTTGTAGACCATCGGCACGCCGGTCGCCAGATTCAGCGAAAGAACCTGCTCGCGGGTAAGGCGGTCGAGAACCATGACGAGCGAACGCAGCGAGTTGCCGTGCGCGGCAACCAGCACCTTTTCGCCACGCAGGACGCGCGGAAGGATTTCCGTGAGATAGTAAGGCCAGACGCGGGCGCCGGTGTCGCGCAGGCTTTCGCCGCCCGGAGGCGGAACGTCATAGGAGCGGCGCCAGACATGCACCTGTTCTTCGCCCCACTTGGCGCGAGCGTCGTCCTTATTGAGGCCGGAGAGATCGCCGTAGTCGCGCTCGTTCAGCGCCTGGTCGCGGATCGTCTCGAGATCAGGCTGGCCGACCTTGTCGAGGACGAGCTTCAGCGTGTGCTGCGCACGCACCAGCGCGGAGGTGAAGGCGATATCGAACTTGATGCCGTAATCGGCAAGCGCCTGGCCGCCGGCCCTCGCTTCCTGGATGCCGAGCTCTGTCAGATCAGGATCCTTCCAGCCGGTGAAGAGATTCTTGAGATTCCAGTCGCTCTGGCCGTGGCGAACGAGGACGAGGGTACCGCTCATGAAAAATGCCTCCGAGAAATGGTCAATGGGAAGAAAGCCCGAGAACGTCGAGCATGGAATAGAGCCCCGGCTTCTTGTCGCGCGCCCAAAGGGCTGCCTTGATGGCGCCACGCGCAAAGATCGAACGGTCGGTCGCGCTGTGGGACAGGGTAACGGTCTCGCCTTCGCCGGCAAAAAGCACGGAATGCTCGCCGATGACGGAGCCGCCGCGCAATGTCGCAAAGCCGATCGTGCCGGCTTCCCGTGCGCCGGTATGGCCGTCACGCACGCGTACGGACTTCGCGCCAAGATCGATATTGCGGCCCTTCGCGGCTGCCTCGCCGAGCAACAATGCCGTACCCGAGGGTGCATCGACCTTGCGCTTGTGATGCATTTCGAGAACTTCGATATCCCAGTCGGCTGAGTCGAGCGCCTGGGCGGCCTGCTGCACGAGAACGCTGAGCAGGTTGACGCCGAGGCTCATATTGCCAGATTTGACAATGCGGGCATGGCGCGCGGCCGCCGCAATCTTTGCATCGTCCTCCTGCGAGCAGCCGGTCGTGCCGACCACATGAACGATGCGGGCCTGCGCCGCAAGACCGGCGAATTCTACCGAACCATCCGGCGAGGTGAAGTCCAGTACGCCCTCGGCATGAAGGAAGGCTGCCAGCGGATCGTCGCCGATAATGATGCCAGTGGCGCCAAGCCCGGCGATTTCACCGGCGTCCTTGCCGACGAAGGGCGAGCCGGGACGCTCAATCGCTGCGTGCAGCGTCACGCCGTCGATGGAATGGATGAGACGGATGAGCGTCTGCCCCATGCGCCCCGCCGCTCCAACCACCACCAGTTTCATCGCAGCGTCGCTCATGTCAGTCCATCATCCCGATCAGTATGAATCAGAAGCCGAAGGCCTCTGCAGATTGTTGAGGCGAGCGTAAAGTCCGTCGTTGACCTTCGCAAGCGTCTCGTGATTGCCTTCTTCGACGACGCGGCCCTGCTGCATCACGATGATCTTGTCGGCGCGCACAACGGTCGAAAGCCGGTGAGCGATGACGACGACCGTTCGGCCGGTCATGGCTTCGTCGAGTGCCTTCTGCACGGCCGCTTCCGATTCCGTATCGAGTGCGGAGGTCGCCTCGTCGAGAAGCAGGATCGGTGCGTTGCGCACCAGCGCACGGGCGATCGACAGCCGCTGGCGCTGGCCGCCGGAAAGCGTCACGCCATTTTCGCCGACGGGCGTATCGTAGCCCTGCGGCTGCGCGAGGATGAAGTCATGCGCATAGGCAAGCCGCGCTGCCTTCTCGATATCCTCGTCCGTGGCTTCAGGGCGGCCATAGCGGATATTGTCGCGGATCGTGCCTTCGAAGAGGTAAGGCTGCTGCGAGACATAGGCGAGCTGCCGGCGCAGCGACTGCTTGGTGATATGGGCGATATCCTGCCCGTCGATCAGGATCTGGCCTTCCTTCGGATCATAGAAACGCGGAATGAGGCTGATGACGGTGGATTTACCGGCGCCGGACGGGCCGACGAGCGCCGTTGTCTTGCCGCCCTCGGCCGTCAGCGTCACGCCATCAAGCACGCGTTCATTGCCATAGGCAAACGAGACGTTGCGGAATTCGATCTTCGCTTCGGTGACAACAAGCGGCTTGGCATCCGGCAGGTCACGCTGGCGCGGTTCCATGTCGAGCAACTCGTAGATCATCCGGGCGTTGACGATGGCGCGCTCCATCTGCACCTGCAGGCGGGCAAGGCGCCGGGCCGGATCGTAAGCGAGCAGCAGCGCCGTGACGAAGGAGAAGAAGGCGCCCGGCGGCACGCCCTGATAGATCGAGCGATAGGCGGCATAGGCAAGCACGCTCGCGACGGCAAAGCCGGCAAAGCTTTCCGTCAGCGGCGAGGTACGCTCGGAAAGCCGCGCGATACGGTTCGCCCGGCCCTCGGCAGCGCCGATCAGCTTGTTGACCTTGTTCTCCAGCGCTTCTTCCATCGTGAAGGCCTTCACGATGGAGATACCCTGGATCGTCTCCTGCATGGCGCCGAGAACATGGCTGTTGAGGTCGACGGCCTCGCGGGTGGCCGAGCGCAGGCGTTTGGAAACGTAGCGCAGTGCATAAAGCAGCGGCGGCGCCAGAATGAAGACGGCAAGGCTCAGCAGCGGATCCTGCAGCACCATGACGCCGATCAGCGAGACGAAGGTCAGGAGATCGCGCACCGTCGAGGTGATGGTGAGGTTCAGGACATCGCGGATGCCGCTGACATTCTGGCTCACCTGGGCCGCGATTTGGGCCGAGCGCGCCTCGTTGAAGAAGCCGACGGAAAGCGTCATCAGGTGCGAATAGAGCCGGCGCTGGTAGCGGGCGACGATGTCGTTGCCGATCCGCGACAGCGCCACACCCTGTCCGTAGCTCGCAAAACCGCGCAGCATGAAGGCGATGAAAATGGAAAGACAGATGATCCAGACGACGTCCGCGCGCCTGTTGGCGAAGGCCTCGTCGATGATCGCCCGCATGATCCAGGCGGTAAATGCCGTCGAAAGTGCCACGATGACAAGGCAGGAGATCGCGAAGACATAGCCCCAGAGATGGTCCCGGCCGTTTTCCGCAATGATGCGCTTCAGGATTCCGGTCACGGTATCGCTGTTGACGTGTGGCTTTCTGCTGGCGGCGGCTTCCAAAAATAGGCTTCCTGTTTCAGGGCCGCATGCCGCAGGCGCGGCACGCATATGCGCGGGCTCTATAAAGAGTTGAGGGGGCTTTGGCTATAGCGCCGTGCGTCCCATGGGGGCGCACAAAGGCCGCTCTAACGCCTTGAAACCATGCTTCAGGCTCAGGCCAGCCAGCGCCGTCCATCCGTCGAAAGGCCGAAGTTTGCAGGCATCCGCGCATAGGAAGAAAGCCCGGCAAGAGCAGCCAGCGGATGCGTCACGACATAGGTCGGGATCGTGCGCAGCAGGGCCGAATGCGGCGCTTTGTCCTCGAAGGCTGCCCGGAATTCCGGCTTTTTCAGCGCCGGAAGGATCTTCTGCGAGATGCCGCCGGAGAGGTAGACGCCGCCGCGGGCCATGAACACCAGTGCCATGTCGCCCGCCACGCGGCCGAGATAGGTCGCAAACAGCGAGACGGTTTCGACGGCGACCTTATCGCTGCCGGCAAGCCCATGCGAGGTGATGTCCGCCGGGTCGCTCATTTCAGGCTCGACGCCATCTGCCGCACAGATGGCGCGGTAGAGGTTGACGATGCCGCGCCCGCAGAGGATCTGCTCGGCCGAAATGCGGCCCTCGATCGTTTCGACATGCGGGAAGATTTCATAGTCGCGTTTGCTGCGCGGCCCGAGATCGACATGCCCGCCTTCGCCGGGAACCGGAATCCAGGTCGACTGGGTGTGAACCAGACCGCCGACGCCAAGGCCGGTGCCGGGTCCGAGCACGACGCGGGACGCCACCATATCGCCCGAGACATTGCCGATGCGCTCGCGGTTTTCGTCGGAGAGTGCCGCGATCGCCAGCGCCTGTGCTTCAAAGTCGTTGACGACGAGTACGTCGACGAGGCCGAGGCCCTCGATCATCCTCTTCGGCCGCACTACCCAGGGGCAGTTGGTCAACGGGATTTCATCCGCCTTGATCGGGCCGGCGACGGCCAGGATCGCGGCGCGCGGCTGTACGGAGGTCTTGTCCAGCACACCCTTCTGGATCGCTTCGTCGATCGTTGCGTAATCGGCCGTGCGGACATTGGGAAACTGCTTCGGCTCCGCATAGGCATCCGTCAGGATGGAGAAGCGGGCATTCGTGCCACCGATGTCGCCGATCAGGATCGGAAAGGGCAAGGGAGTAGAGGATGCAGTCATGGCCGGTTCCGTGCTGTAGCCCGAGGGATCAGGCGTTAAGGGTAGGGAGAAGCTTTTCGGCTGTCGATTCGTTCAGCGCCATCGGAATGTCGTAGACGATCGCAAGCCGCATCAGCGCCTTGACGTCGACATCATGCGGCATTGGCGTCAGCGGGTCCACGAAGAAGATCAGGGCACTGACCTCGCCGGTGGAAATCAGTGCGCCGATCTGCTGATCGCCGCCGAGCGGACCGCTTTTCAGCCTGACAACGTGAAGGTCGGGCGCGGCGTCGAGCACGCGCCCGCCCGTCGTGCCGGTGGCGACGATTTTCCATCGGGAGAGGAGATCCCTGTTACGGCGGGCAAACGCCGCCATGTCGTCCTTCTTCTGGTCATGCGCAATCAATGCGAGGCATTTGTCGCCGGCCATGAACGGGGTTCTCCACGCACGTAATTCAATCGATTTGACCGCTTCTACACCAGGCGTTTGTGATTTGAAAGACAGCCGTCCGCCCCCTGTTTGGCCTGTTCAGCCTATTGCACGACCGGCTTGTCGCTTGGAACCGGGCCGACGGCAGGAAGCGCGCTGCCGGTATCGACAGGTGGTGCGGCCGCCGGGACTGCCGTCAGCGCACTCGCCGCTGAAGGACCGCCATAGGTCCCGGCTTCCGCAGAGGCGATGGACGGCGCGTCGACAACGGCAGAGCAGGCCTTCGGCAGGTCGGAGACCATGACCTCACGCGGCGGCTTCGGCGGCTTTGCACTGGGCTTCGGTGCCGCCCACGGCTCTTTCGTAAACCACCAGGCGAGCGACTTGTCGCAGCCGTCGCCGGCCGCCACCGGCGCCTGCCCTGTACAGCCCTTGGCACCAACAGGGCATTTCATGCGGATGTGGAAATGCGAATCGTGCCCGTATTCGGGCCTGAGCTTGCCGAGATTGGTCCGGTCGCCCGTCCAGGTATCGCACATTTTCTTCTTGATCGCCGGGTTGACGAAGATGCGCTCGACCTGCGGATAGCTTGCCGCCAGCATCAGGAGTTCTGCGCGCTGCTTGCTCCACACTTTCGGGTCGACGGTCAGAAATTTGTCTTTCTGCAACATGGTGGTGAAGGGCAGGTCTTCCCGCTCTTCGTAGCTCAGGCGCTGCGAGGGCATGGGTGTAAACCAGACATCGGCATCCAGCCCGATCTGGTGCGAGGCATGGCCGTTGAACATCGGCCCGCCGCGCGGCTGGGCAATATCGCCGACGAGGATACCCGGCCAGCCGATCCTGGCCCGCGCATCCTGCGAGAATTTTTCCAGAAGCGAGATCATCGCCGGATTGCCCCAGCGCCGGTTGCGCGAAAGGCGCATCGCCTGCCAGGTCGGCCCGTCGGCCGGCAGCGCCTCGGCACCGGTCATGCAGCCCTTGGCGTAAAAGCCGATCGGCTGCGCCGGCCCCTGCGTCGGCAATTTCTCGGAGCCGAAAATCGCCTTGGCGCTGCCGGGGCTCGGCGTCTTCTGCTGGGCGCCGACATCGCCGGCGACAAGGCTTGCGCCCATTGCGCCGGCGAATGTCAGTTTGCCGAAAGTCCTGAAAGCCTGAGCTAAGCCGAAAGCCATGCGTACCTGCCTGTCGAAGTGATTTGCATCGAATCTACCGTGAAAAGCAATTTTGGTGAATCGATGTTTTGGCAGGCGGCGCGCAAAGGCCCTAGCCGTTGGACAGAATCTCGGCCGTTTTGCGCACCCGCGAAAGCCGCGGCAGGATACGCTCACAAGCAAGAGAATGCATGTCGGCGGTGAAGGTGCTCATCGCGTCCTCGACGGCGATGACGGCGTAATTATGGGCATACGCGTCGCGGATCGTCGCTTCGACGCCGAAATTCGTGGCGATACCGGTGAGGATCACGGTCGTAATGCCGCGGCGGCGCAGCTGCAGATCCATCTCCGTGCCATAAAAAGCGCTCCATTGATGTTTGACGATGTGGACATCGACCTCGAGCGCAGCAATTTCCGAAGGAGCCGCAAGCGCGGCTGTCGGAAGGCCGCCTTCGGGGAAAACCGCCGGCTCGTCCACCGGCTGGTTGACAGCATCGGCATAATCCGGGGAGAATCCGACTGTAACGAGGATCACCGTGCCGCCTTCGGACTTCAGCTTTTTGGCGATCGCGGCGGTATTCTCGATCACCTGCTGGGCGGAATGGGGCGCAAGCTGCCGGCTGACGATGAAGCCTTGCAGGTCGATGGAAACGAGTGCCGTGGTCTTTGGATCGTAGAGTGACATGGGAAGCTCCAGGGAAGGAAAATATGAGGGTGTCCTCACAATGACAAATACGAGGATAGCCTCACAAAAATCAAGCCCTGAACCACAAACCCGTGTGCCAAAACGTCAGCGCGGCCATGAGCGCGTCGCTGTTCTCCTCGAAGCGGCGGCTCGGGTTTTTCTCGAAAAGGGCTACGATGCCGCGACCATGACGGAGATTGCCGCAGCCGCCAATTCCTCGATCGGTTCGCTCTATCAGTTCTTTCCGACCAAACTTCTGCTTGCCGAAGCGCTGCACATCGACCGCCTGCAACAGCTGAACGGCGCCCTTGCCGAACTCGCGGAGAAGACCCGCGGCAGGAGTGCTGCCGAGATCGGCGATGCGATCTTCACGCGGTTCGGCCGCTTCATCGAGGATCATCCGGAATTTCCCGCTCTCGCCGCGCGCCGCGATGTGCCCAAGGAGCGCAAGGCAAAATCGCGTGCGGAGCTTCGCGCCAGCATCACGGGGCTCTTGAAGAATGCCGAACCGTCGGTCGAGCGCGATGTCGATCTGCTGGGCGCCCTCGTGCTGGAGCTTCTGCGCATCGTCGTTGCAGCCGCCAATGACCCCGATGGTTCCGGCGATCCGCGGCTGGTCGGGGAGCTGCGACGCATGCTCCGCAAGCGTCTCGAGGAAGTGACGCCCTGCACGTGAGCGATCAGGTCAAATTTCGCGAGCAGCATAAAAACGGAACTCTTTTC
Proteins encoded:
- the phnG gene encoding phosphonate C-P lyase system protein PhnG, whose amino-acid sequence is MAAAEKTEAAARTDDGRKRTVDLLARAETQELRAAWDALAEQPVVQPVRGPETGLVMVRGRIGGGGAPFNLGEVTVTRATVRLASGSVGHAQALGTDREKARLSAIFDALWQEEATRSFVEERLLSPIARRVADDTNRKAEETSATRVDFFTMVRGED
- the mepA gene encoding penicillin-insensitive murein endopeptidase gives rise to the protein MAFGLAQAFRTFGKLTFAGAMGASLVAGDVGAQQKTPSPGSAKAIFGSEKLPTQGPAQPIGFYAKGCMTGAEALPADGPTWQAMRLSRNRRWGNPAMISLLEKFSQDARARIGWPGILVGDIAQPRGGPMFNGHASHQIGLDADVWFTPMPSQRLSYEEREDLPFTTMLQKDKFLTVDPKVWSKQRAELLMLAASYPQVERIFVNPAIKKKMCDTWTGDRTNLGKLRPEYGHDSHFHIRMKCPVGAKGCTGQAPVAAGDGCDKSLAWWFTKEPWAAPKPSAKPPKPPREVMVSDLPKACSAVVDAPSIASAEAGTYGGPSAASALTAVPAAAPPVDTGSALPAVGPVPSDKPVVQ
- a CDS encoding methylglyoxal synthase translates to MAGDKCLALIAHDQKKDDMAAFARRNRDLLSRWKIVATGTTGGRVLDAAPDLHVVRLKSGPLGGDQQIGALISTGEVSALIFFVDPLTPMPHDVDVKALMRLAIVYDIPMALNESTAEKLLPTLNA
- the dapB gene encoding 4-hydroxy-tetrahydrodipicolinate reductase, which gives rise to MSDAAMKLVVVGAAGRMGQTLIRLIHSIDGVTLHAAIERPGSPFVGKDAGEIAGLGATGIIIGDDPLAAFLHAEGVLDFTSPDGSVEFAGLAAQARIVHVVGTTGCSQEDDAKIAAAARHARIVKSGNMSLGVNLLSVLVQQAAQALDSADWDIEVLEMHHKRKVDAPSGTALLLGEAAAKGRNIDLGAKSVRVRDGHTGAREAGTIGFATLRGGSVIGEHSVLFAGEGETVTLSHSATDRSIFARGAIKAALWARDKKPGLYSMLDVLGLSSH
- a CDS encoding carbon-phosphorus lyase complex subunit PhnI, whose protein sequence is MYVAVKGGEAAIANAHRLLADRRRGDRSVPAIGIEQIVEQLALAVDRVMAEASLYDRTLAALAVRQSRGDMIEAIFLLRAYRTTLPRFGYSKPLDTANMQIERRISATYKDLPGGQLLGPTFDYTHRLLDPSLLSDEAVEEPAQREAESGRVMRVSEILGQEGLIENDGELPEDHETGDLTREPMEFPMTRDLRLQALARGDEGFLLALGYSTQRGYGRNHPFTGEIRIGEVEVEFDVAELGFAVSLGTIQLTECQMVNQFKGSAKAPPQFTRGYGLVFGQSERKAMAMSLVDRALRAEELGEDITAPAQDEEFVISHSDNVQATGFVEHLKLPHYVDFQAELDLVRRMRREFEAARNSGETQKEAAE
- a CDS encoding ABC transporter ATP-binding protein, producing MEAAASRKPHVNSDTVTGILKRIIAENGRDHLWGYVFAISCLVIVALSTAFTAWIMRAIIDEAFANRRADVVWIICLSIFIAFMLRGFASYGQGVALSRIGNDIVARYQRRLYSHLMTLSVGFFNEARSAQIAAQVSQNVSGIRDVLNLTITSTVRDLLTFVSLIGVMVLQDPLLSLAVFILAPPLLYALRYVSKRLRSATREAVDLNSHVLGAMQETIQGISIVKAFTMEEALENKVNKLIGAAEGRANRIARLSERTSPLTESFAGFAVASVLAYAAYRSIYQGVPPGAFFSFVTALLLAYDPARRLARLQVQMERAIVNARMIYELLDMEPRQRDLPDAKPLVVTEAKIEFRNVSFAYGNERVLDGVTLTAEGGKTTALVGPSGAGKSTVISLIPRFYDPKEGQILIDGQDIAHITKQSLRRQLAYVSQQPYLFEGTIRDNIRYGRPEATDEDIEKAARLAYAHDFILAQPQGYDTPVGENGVTLSGGQRQRLSIARALVRNAPILLLDEATSALDTESEAAVQKALDEAMTGRTVVVIAHRLSTVVRADKIIVMQQGRVVEEGNHETLAKVNDGLYARLNNLQRPSASDSY
- a CDS encoding glucokinase → MTASSTPLPFPILIGDIGGTNARFSILTDAYAEPKQFPNVRTADYATIDEAIQKGVLDKTSVQPRAAILAVAGPIKADEIPLTNCPWVVRPKRMIEGLGLVDVLVVNDFEAQALAIAALSDENRERIGNVSGDMVASRVVLGPGTGLGVGGLVHTQSTWIPVPGEGGHVDLGPRSKRDYEIFPHVETIEGRISAEQILCGRGIVNLYRAICAADGVEPEMSDPADITSHGLAGSDKVAVETVSLFATYLGRVAGDMALVFMARGGVYLSGGISQKILPALKKPEFRAAFEDKAPHSALLRTIPTYVVTHPLAALAGLSSYARMPANFGLSTDGRRWLA
- a CDS encoding 2,3-bisphosphoglycerate-dependent phosphoglycerate mutase; translation: MSGTLVLVRHGQSDWNLKNLFTGWKDPDLTELGIQEARAGGQALADYGIKFDIAFTSALVRAQHTLKLVLDKVGQPDLETIRDQALNERDYGDLSGLNKDDARAKWGEEQVHVWRRSYDVPPPGGESLRDTGARVWPYYLTEILPRVLRGEKVLVAAHGNSLRSLVMVLDRLTREQVLSLNLATGVPMVYKLKADSTVASKEVLGDMSGAH
- the phnH gene encoding phosphonate C-P lyase system protein PhnH, which gives rise to MGLKTDVLTGGFAEPVFHAQSVFKMLMDGMARPGTIQSVTPDVVPPAPLGIAAGAIGLTLCDHDTPVWLSAGLAKSAVPEWLGFHAGAPLTSEKAEARFAFVEAGMTLSTFGLFAAGTQEYPDRSTTVVIELSDLEGGRRLTLMGPGIQSVTEISPVGLPETFLRLWTENRALFPRGVDIVLTAGKRFLCLPRTTKITATEI
- a CDS encoding hydrolase, encoding MSLYDPKTTALVSIDLQGFIVSRQLAPHSAQQVIENTAAIAKKLKSEGGTVILVTVGFSPDYADAVNQPVDEPAVFPEGGLPTAALAAPSEIAALEVDVHIVKHQWSAFYGTEMDLQLRRRGITTVILTGIATNFGVEATIRDAYAHNYAVIAVEDAMSTFTADMHSLACERILPRLSRVRKTAEILSNG
- a CDS encoding TetR/AcrR family transcriptional regulator: MTNTRIASQKSSPEPQTRVPKRQRGHERVAVLLEAAARVFLEKGYDAATMTEIAAAANSSIGSLYQFFPTKLLLAEALHIDRLQQLNGALAELAEKTRGRSAAEIGDAIFTRFGRFIEDHPEFPALAARRDVPKERKAKSRAELRASITGLLKNAEPSVERDVDLLGALVLELLRIVVAAANDPDGSGDPRLVGELRRMLRKRLEEVTPCT
- the phnF gene encoding phosphonate metabolism transcriptional regulator PhnF, producing MAGIKQLQRQTGVALWRQIADRIREAISSGAYDETGMVPPETALALQFGVNRHTVRSALAALAQEGIVRAVQGRGTLIERKERLNFPISRRTRFTDGIRDQARETRALLLGHAEEAADSEVARWLHLEQGTPVIRLEMVREADKRPVSRATSWFPAARFAGIGEAYRTAGSITKAFAALGLSDYVRATTEITAAHADSGDIADLGLAPGAILLITKAMNTDLEGVPVQYSISRFAADRVQFTIEN